The Chryseolinea soli genome contains a region encoding:
- the panB gene encoding 3-methyl-2-oxobutanoate hydroxymethyltransferase: MSIHKPEIKRITTHQLQEMKNRGEKIAMLTAYDYSMAKIIDGAGIDIVLVGDSASNVMAGYETTLPITLDQMIYHAASVVRAVKRALVIVDLPFGTYQGSSVEALRSSIRIMKESGAHGVKLEGGSEVKDSIDRILSAGIPVMGHLGLTPQSIYKFGTYTVRAKEEAEANKLMEDAKLLQECGCFGVVLEKIPALLAKQVSQSLVIPTIGIGAGPDADGQVLVMQDMLGITKEFKPRFLRRYADLHTVITDAVAKYITDIKAKDFPNEDEKY, from the coding sequence CACAAACCTGAGATCAAGCGCATCACGACGCACCAATTGCAGGAAATGAAGAACCGCGGCGAGAAGATCGCCATGCTCACGGCCTACGACTACAGCATGGCCAAGATCATCGACGGCGCCGGCATCGACATCGTGCTGGTGGGCGATTCCGCCTCCAACGTGATGGCGGGCTACGAAACGACACTGCCCATCACCCTGGATCAAATGATCTATCACGCTGCCTCGGTGGTACGCGCCGTAAAACGCGCGCTCGTGATCGTGGATCTTCCCTTCGGAACATACCAGGGAAGTTCGGTGGAGGCCCTTCGCTCCTCCATTCGCATCATGAAAGAATCCGGTGCCCACGGCGTGAAGCTGGAAGGCGGCAGCGAAGTGAAAGACTCGATCGACCGAATATTGAGCGCGGGCATCCCTGTGATGGGCCACCTCGGCCTCACCCCCCAATCCATCTACAAATTCGGGACCTACACGGTCCGCGCAAAAGAAGAAGCGGAAGCAAACAAGCTCATGGAAGACGCAAAACTTCTGCAAGAGTGCGGATGCTTCGGCGTCGTGTTGGAAAAGATACCTGCCTTGCTTGCTAAACAGGTTTCTCAATCACTCGTAATCCCGACCATTGGAATCGGCGCCGGGCCGGATGCGGATGGTCAGGTGTTGGTGATGCAGGATATGTTGGGCATCACGAAGGAATTCAAACCCCGGTTTTTGCGGCGCTATGCCGATTTGCATACGGTGATCACGGATGCTGTGGCGAAATACATCACAGACATCAAGGCAAAGGACTTTCCGAACGAAGACGAGAAGTATTAA
- a CDS encoding PhoH family protein has protein sequence MAKTKKEKKIFVLDTSVIIYEHNSILNFDEHDVGIPITVLEELDNFKKGNDTKNFEAREFIRLIDKLAKGQMLHNWNPINGKGKGVFKVLMDTKSTIDANKVFNEEKADHRILNSALQLQKEAKDRKIILVSKDVNLRLKAKALGLQSEDYTTGKVQNISSLYTGKTILEDVDSNMINLLYEKGYCPPGDLLGKMAPVKNHYYILKSGKKSALAYYNPFNEMLEHVEKRAVYGVKPRNAEQTFAIHAALKPEIKLVSIQGVAGTGKTLLALAAALEQKKEYKQIYLARPIVPLSNKDIGYLPGDIKSKVNPYMEPLWDNLKFIQNQYNETDKEYSRITEMVNQEKLMITPLAYIRGRSLSNICFIVDEAQNLTPHEVKTIITRAGENTKIIFTGDIYQIDTPYLDSQSNGLSTLIDRLQDHELYAHITLEKGERSELANLANELL, from the coding sequence ATGGCCAAAACCAAAAAGGAAAAAAAGATCTTCGTACTCGATACTTCGGTCATTATCTACGAGCACAACTCCATCCTTAATTTCGACGAACATGATGTGGGCATCCCCATCACCGTACTGGAAGAACTCGACAACTTCAAAAAGGGCAACGACACCAAAAACTTCGAAGCCCGCGAATTCATCCGCCTCATAGACAAGCTGGCCAAAGGCCAGATGCTCCACAACTGGAACCCCATCAACGGCAAAGGCAAAGGTGTGTTCAAGGTGTTGATGGACACCAAGAGCACCATCGACGCCAACAAGGTCTTCAATGAAGAGAAGGCCGACCACCGCATCCTCAACTCGGCGCTGCAGTTGCAGAAAGAAGCGAAAGACCGCAAGATCATCCTCGTCTCCAAAGACGTGAACCTGCGTCTCAAGGCCAAGGCCCTGGGTCTTCAATCGGAGGATTACACGACGGGCAAGGTTCAAAACATTTCATCGCTCTACACCGGCAAGACCATCCTGGAAGATGTTGACTCCAACATGATCAACCTCCTCTATGAAAAAGGCTATTGCCCACCGGGCGATTTGTTGGGCAAAATGGCGCCGGTCAAGAATCACTACTATATTTTAAAGAGCGGAAAAAAGTCAGCCCTGGCCTACTACAATCCCTTCAACGAAATGTTGGAGCATGTAGAGAAGCGTGCCGTCTATGGCGTGAAGCCCCGCAATGCAGAGCAGACCTTTGCCATCCATGCTGCACTGAAGCCGGAGATCAAGCTGGTGTCGATACAGGGTGTAGCGGGAACCGGTAAAACGTTGCTGGCCCTCGCCGCTGCATTGGAACAGAAGAAGGAGTATAAGCAGATCTACCTGGCCCGTCCCATCGTGCCCCTCAGCAACAAAGACATCGGTTATTTACCGGGTGATATAAAATCAAAGGTAAATCCCTACATGGAACCACTGTGGGACAACCTGAAGTTCATCCAAAACCAATACAACGAAACGGACAAGGAGTATTCGCGCATCACGGAAATGGTGAACCAGGAAAAGCTTATGATCACACCCCTGGCCTACATCCGTGGCAGAAGCTTGTCGAACATCTGCTTCATTGTGGACGAGGCCCAAAACCTGACCCCGCACGAAGTGAAGACCATCATCACCCGCGCCGGCGAAAACACAAAAATCATTTTTACAGGCGACATTTATCAGATCGATACGCCTTATCTGGACTCGCAAAGTAATGGATTGTCAACCCTCATCGATCGCTTGCAGGATCACGAGTTGTATGCGCACATTACGCTGGAAAAAGGAGAGCGCTCGGAGTTGGCTAATTTGGCGAACGAGTTGTTGTAG
- a CDS encoding helix-turn-helix domain-containing protein, with protein MNKPQESVSFQPRQVQLLQQLVRKGEGAALEFKRKASNPEKIAREMIAFANTEGGTLLVGIGDDGTIPGLKYPEDDVHVIKEILKRVRPALALTETLIPLGNQRTVIQYDIAKSERRPHYFLGDNQAKESFVRVDDKSIKASREVREIIRRRQRQKDIGFRYGDHEQFLIKYLDEHKRITLKEFMVLTGLKRFYASKKLVLLVLADVLRVSPHERGDVYSIAFGKVS; from the coding sequence ATGAACAAGCCGCAGGAATCCGTATCCTTTCAACCCCGGCAGGTTCAGCTTCTGCAGCAGCTTGTCCGGAAAGGTGAAGGTGCTGCCCTGGAGTTCAAGCGCAAGGCCTCTAACCCCGAAAAGATCGCGCGTGAAATGATCGCCTTTGCCAACACGGAAGGCGGCACGCTGCTGGTGGGCATCGGCGACGACGGCACCATCCCAGGGCTGAAATATCCTGAAGACGACGTGCATGTTATTAAGGAGATCCTGAAGCGCGTACGTCCCGCCCTCGCGCTTACCGAAACACTGATCCCACTCGGCAACCAGCGCACCGTCATTCAATACGACATCGCCAAAAGCGAGCGCCGGCCCCACTACTTCCTTGGCGACAACCAGGCAAAGGAATCGTTCGTGCGGGTGGACGACAAGAGCATCAAGGCAAGCCGCGAAGTGCGGGAGATCATCCGGCGCCGGCAACGCCAAAAGGACATCGGGTTCCGGTATGGCGATCACGAACAGTTCCTGATCAAATACCTCGACGAGCACAAGCGCATCACCCTCAAAGAGTTCATGGTGCTCACGGGACTGAAGCGGTTCTATGCTTCCAAAAAATTAGTGCTCTTGGTTTTGGCTGACGTGCTGCGGGTGTCGCCGCACGAACGGGGCGATGTCTACTCGATTGCGTTCGGGAAAGTTTCATAA
- a CDS encoding magnesium chelatase has protein sequence MDHSKINTLGQLKQAGYEPRSIKEELRENLIARLRKKETVFAGIWGYEETVIPDLERAILAGHDINLLGLRGQAKTRLARLMVHLLDEYVPIIEGSELNDDPLAPFSRYGKDKVKELGDNTPVAWMHRDERYSEKLATPDVSIADLIGDVDPIKAATLKLPYSDERVIHFGLIPRSNRSIFVINELPDLQARIQVALFNILQEGDIQIRGFKIRMPLDIQFVFTANPEDYTNRGSIVTPLKDRIDSQIITHYPKTLEIGKRITQQEARLKDIQRQTVSVNEIAKDLVEQIAFEARKSEYVDAKSGVSARLTISAYENLVAAAERRSILNNEKNVNIRISDFIGVVPAITGKVELVYEGEQEGPGIVAQNLVGKALRTQFVHYFPDPDKFRKQKEKSPYKKVANWFGDGNTVDLLHDSGQAEFEQKLKSIPGLLDLVNEFHRDQDTASKLFLMEFALHGLAEYSLISKHNLTAGLQFKDLLSSMFTLPRPGQDEDDDDEALGGKF, from the coding sequence ATGGATCATTCAAAGATTAACACGCTGGGTCAGCTAAAGCAGGCCGGCTACGAACCCCGGTCGATCAAAGAAGAGTTGCGCGAAAACCTGATCGCGCGGCTTCGAAAAAAGGAAACGGTATTTGCGGGCATCTGGGGTTACGAAGAAACCGTGATCCCCGATCTCGAACGCGCCATCCTTGCCGGCCACGACATCAACCTGCTGGGCTTGCGTGGACAAGCCAAGACGCGCCTGGCCCGGCTCATGGTCCACTTGCTGGACGAGTATGTGCCCATCATCGAAGGCTCCGAATTGAACGACGATCCCTTGGCACCGTTCTCGCGCTATGGTAAAGACAAGGTGAAAGAGCTCGGCGACAACACGCCGGTGGCCTGGATGCATCGCGACGAACGCTATTCCGAAAAACTGGCCACGCCGGATGTTTCCATTGCCGACCTCATCGGTGATGTTGACCCGATCAAGGCCGCCACGCTCAAACTGCCTTACTCCGACGAACGCGTAATCCACTTCGGGTTGATCCCACGGTCGAACCGGAGCATTTTTGTGATCAATGAGTTGCCCGACTTGCAAGCCCGCATTCAAGTGGCGCTCTTCAATATTTTACAAGAGGGCGATATCCAGATCCGCGGCTTTAAGATCCGCATGCCTTTGGATATTCAGTTTGTGTTCACGGCCAACCCGGAAGACTACACCAACCGGGGTAGCATTGTTACGCCGCTCAAGGACCGCATCGACAGCCAGATCATTACACACTATCCGAAGACACTCGAGATCGGTAAACGCATTACACAACAAGAAGCCCGCTTGAAAGACATCCAGCGCCAAACGGTTTCGGTGAACGAGATCGCGAAGGACCTGGTGGAGCAGATCGCCTTCGAAGCGCGCAAGAGCGAATACGTGGATGCCAAGAGTGGTGTGTCGGCCCGACTCACCATCTCGGCCTATGAAAACCTGGTGGCCGCTGCCGAGCGGAGAAGCATCCTCAACAACGAGAAGAATGTGAACATCCGCATCTCCGATTTCATCGGTGTGGTCCCCGCCATCACCGGCAAAGTGGAGCTAGTGTATGAAGGCGAACAGGAAGGCCCGGGCATTGTGGCACAGAACCTGGTGGGCAAAGCCTTGCGCACACAATTCGTTCACTACTTCCCCGACCCCGATAAATTCCGAAAACAAAAAGAGAAGAGTCCGTATAAAAAAGTCGCCAACTGGTTTGGTGACGGCAACACCGTGGACCTGCTTCACGACAGCGGGCAGGCCGAGTTTGAACAAAAACTGAAGTCCATCCCAGGCCTGCTCGACCTGGTGAATGAGTTTCACAGGGATCAGGACACCGCATCGAAATTATTTTTGATGGAGTTTGCCTTGCATGGTCTGGCGGAGTACAGCCTGATCAGCAAACACAATCTAACCGCCGGGCTTCAGTTCAAGGACCTGCTGAGCAGTATGTTCACCCTGCCGCGACCCGGGCAAGACGAGGACGATGACGATGAAGCGTTGGGCGGAAAGTTTTAA
- a CDS encoding vWA domain-containing protein — MLGYRFSNYTPPDDKDKSDFQKLLKVFMQLILITSGNVSEALQWLTEVDRQYGLTNDQYGIGNFIEDLKREGYITDEGPKGEFKLKAKSEQNLRQSALEEIFGKLKKTKSGEHNTHHSGLGDEQTTEHRDYEFGDTLEQISATDSLRNAQINHGLDNFFMTEQDLEVMESEFKTQTSTVLMIDISHSMILYGEDRITPAKKVAMALAELITKKYPKDTLDILVFGDDAWQIEIKDLPYLQVGPYHTNTVAGLELAMDILRKRKNNNKQIFMITDGKPTCIKQGIKYYKNAFGLDQKILNKTLNLAGQLRKLKVPVTTFMIATDPYLKAFVRDFTKANNGNAYYSNLEGLGNLVFEDFKRNRRKNL; from the coding sequence ATGCTTGGATACCGATTTTCGAATTACACTCCCCCCGACGACAAGGATAAAAGCGATTTCCAGAAACTGCTGAAAGTTTTCATGCAGCTGATCCTCATCACCTCTGGCAACGTTTCCGAGGCCCTGCAGTGGCTTACGGAGGTGGACCGGCAATACGGGCTCACCAACGATCAGTACGGAATTGGCAATTTTATTGAGGATTTGAAGCGGGAAGGCTATATCACCGACGAAGGTCCTAAAGGGGAATTCAAGTTAAAGGCAAAAAGCGAACAAAACCTACGTCAGTCCGCCCTGGAGGAGATCTTTGGAAAGCTGAAAAAGACCAAATCCGGCGAACATAATACCCACCACAGTGGCCTGGGCGACGAGCAAACCACCGAACACCGCGACTACGAATTTGGCGACACGCTCGAGCAGATCTCGGCCACCGATTCGCTGCGCAACGCCCAAATCAACCACGGCCTCGACAATTTCTTCATGACCGAACAAGATTTGGAGGTGATGGAAAGCGAGTTCAAAACGCAAACGTCCACCGTGCTGATGATCGACATCTCGCACTCCATGATCTTATACGGCGAAGACCGCATCACACCCGCCAAGAAAGTGGCCATGGCCCTGGCTGAGCTCATCACCAAAAAATATCCGAAAGACACGCTCGATATTCTTGTGTTTGGCGACGACGCCTGGCAGATCGAAATCAAGGACTTGCCCTATTTGCAAGTGGGACCGTATCACACCAATACCGTGGCCGGCCTTGAACTGGCGATGGATATCCTGCGGAAAAGAAAAAACAACAACAAACAGATCTTCATGATCACGGATGGCAAACCCACGTGTATCAAGCAGGGTATAAAATATTATAAGAACGCTTTTGGATTGGATCAGAAGATCTTGAACAAGACTTTGAACCTTGCCGGGCAACTGCGCAAGTTGAAAGTTCCGGTCACTACTTTTATGATCGCTACCGATCCGTATCTGAAAGCCTTTGTGCGTGATTTTACAAAAGCCAACAACGGCAATGCTTATTACAGCAACCTGGAAGGCCTGGGCAACCTGGTGTTCGAGGATTTCAAGCGAAACAGAAGAAAGAATTTATAA
- a CDS encoding sterol desaturase family protein, whose amino-acid sequence MLADVMPPEIKPKNQGTKQLFKSPVLEKLSRTHISVPLLIFTTFACALLYWSITHTSLSTLQTILMFLLGVVSFSWVEYTVHRHVFHMATYNKLREKAQYIMHGVHHEFPKDKDRLAMPPLVSVTISTILLLLFRLVLGDLAFSFLPGFLVGYAAYLSIHYVVHAYPPPKNVFRKLWINHSMHHYKNGDIIFGVSSPLWDYIYGTMKEKKSAT is encoded by the coding sequence ATGTTAGCAGATGTAATGCCGCCTGAGATCAAACCAAAGAATCAAGGGACCAAGCAACTCTTCAAGAGCCCTGTTCTTGAAAAATTGTCCCGCACACACATCTCTGTTCCCTTGCTTATCTTTACGACGTTTGCTTGTGCTCTTTTATATTGGAGCATTACCCACACGTCTTTGTCTACCTTGCAAACAATCCTGATGTTTTTGCTGGGCGTGGTTTCGTTTTCGTGGGTGGAGTACACAGTGCACCGTCACGTGTTTCACATGGCCACGTACAATAAGTTGCGTGAAAAGGCCCAATACATCATGCACGGTGTTCACCATGAATTCCCAAAAGACAAAGACCGGCTGGCCATGCCGCCGTTGGTGAGCGTGACCATTTCCACGATCCTGCTATTGCTTTTCCGGTTGGTTCTGGGTGACCTCGCGTTTTCATTTTTGCCGGGATTCCTGGTGGGCTATGCGGCCTATCTTTCCATACACTATGTCGTGCACGCCTATCCTCCGCCGAAAAATGTGTTCCGCAAGCTTTGGATCAATCACAGCATGCACCACTATAAAAATGGAGATATTATTTTCGGTGTCTCGTCGCCGCTGTGGGATTATATCTATGGCACGATGAAAGAGAAGAAAAGCGCCACCTGA
- the bshA gene encoding N-acetyl-alpha-D-glucosaminyl L-malate synthase BshA: protein MNIGIVCYPTFGGSGVVATELGKALAQEGHKVHFITYSQPPRLDFLNENLFYHEVDFHSYPLFDFPPYELALASKMVSVVKNEKLDLLHVHYAIPHASAAYMAKQILKTHGIVIPVVTTLHGTDITLVGKDASYEPVVTFSINESDGVTAVSEDLRRETYHSFKITNDIEVIPNFIDLEKFKKQKKDHFKKAICPNGEVLIVHTSNFRKVKRVGDVINIFANIHAEIPAKLLMIGDGPERSKAEAQCRELEISQDVRFLGKLEAVEEVLSVADLFLMPSEKESFGLAALEAMACEVPVISSDTGGLPELNIQGVTGFMSPVGDVEDMTRKALFILDKNNLQTFKDNALKRAKEFDISRILPLYEGYYQRVMEKTASKAAL, encoded by the coding sequence ATGAATATTGGAATTGTCTGCTATCCCACCTTTGGCGGAAGCGGTGTAGTTGCCACCGAACTTGGAAAGGCACTGGCCCAAGAGGGTCATAAAGTTCACTTCATTACGTATTCACAACCTCCACGATTGGATTTTCTGAATGAGAATCTCTTCTATCATGAGGTTGATTTTCATTCTTACCCCCTTTTTGATTTTCCCCCTTACGAACTGGCCCTGGCCAGCAAGATGGTGAGCGTGGTGAAGAACGAAAAGCTGGACCTGTTGCATGTGCATTATGCCATCCCCCACGCCTCGGCGGCCTACATGGCCAAACAAATTTTAAAGACACACGGCATTGTGATTCCAGTGGTCACTACGTTGCACGGTACCGATATCACGCTGGTGGGCAAAGATGCTTCATACGAACCGGTGGTCACCTTCAGCATCAACGAGTCCGACGGTGTGACGGCCGTTTCGGAAGACCTTCGGCGGGAGACGTATCATTCGTTCAAGATCACCAACGACATCGAGGTGATCCCTAATTTTATTGACCTGGAGAAATTCAAGAAGCAAAAGAAAGATCACTTCAAAAAAGCCATTTGCCCCAACGGCGAGGTGCTGATCGTGCACACGTCAAACTTCCGCAAAGTGAAGCGCGTGGGCGATGTGATAAATATATTTGCCAACATTCACGCCGAAATCCCCGCCAAATTGTTAATGATCGGAGATGGTCCCGAACGCAGCAAGGCCGAAGCCCAGTGCCGCGAGTTGGAGATCAGCCAGGATGTCCGTTTCCTGGGCAAGTTGGAGGCCGTAGAGGAAGTGCTTTCCGTAGCCGATCTTTTCCTGATGCCTTCTGAAAAAGAGAGCTTTGGGTTGGCCGCGCTGGAAGCAATGGCGTGCGAGGTGCCGGTGATCTCGTCCGACACCGGGGGCTTGCCGGAACTTAACATTCAGGGCGTTACCGGGTTTATGAGCCCGGTGGGTGACGTGGAAGACATGACGCGCAAAGCGCTGTTTATTTTGGATAAGAATAACCTTCAGACGTTTAAGGACAATGCCCTGAAACGCGCCAAGGAATTTGATATCAGCCGGATCCTGCCGCTATATGAAGGTTATTATCAACGTGTAATGGAGAAAACTGCATCAAAAGCGGCACTGTAG
- a CDS encoding glycoside hydrolase family 3 N-terminal domain-containing protein → MLQKVFLSFLILGGMFTAASAQSKKNHWVDSVFHTLSVEEKIGQLFMATVPPHATKDQLRVVEDNIRNHDIGGIIFQQETPLHQARATNVFQAASQLPLFVGQDAEWGLGQSVDSTLSFPRPLIMGAIRNDTLVYQAGKEVASQMKMLGVNLNFGPTADINNNPQDPMISYRSFGENKVNVAGKATAFMRGMQDHGVLACAKHFTVKGLTVTDVHKDFPSIKPTIDSVRSYPYIKLFENNLAGVMPAASTFPLFYESKNLIKKNAFDAATLSLFFTGEWLKGKLNFSGLVFVDLHQVKTLTEKVRAGEAEMFAFQAGNDILIGSQEIGPAIRKIKKLLKSGDVYETQLDNSVKKILGFKYDAGLSKRKPVNLDNLVARLNGPAPRLMNQKLYSAAITVVSNTQRTLPVKVLENKRFAFISSHAATPNKDFVSTLNKYVHTSYFTLDEKSDLMELSDGLRGHEVIIVGIFPQTAPAVIERLNTLLKQSTAEIIYCDFGNESFLRSASTLPTVITAYTNTPETLRAVPQIIFGALPAQGALPIAASPLLPEGRGQAFDAIKRLSYSIPEDAGMESRLLPKIDSIVRDAIKMGATPGCQVLVARGGKVIYDKSFGALTYDNTSPVTSETIYDLASLTKVSATLQAVMFMYEKGMIDIHKKISYYLPELKNTNKKDITLLEILTHQAGLAPFIPMWNETVKDTTFLPLYYSRKRDEHYPLQVSANLFAATNIRDSVWSWISKSKLVDRPARTPYGYKYSDLGFLMLQRLAERMLNQPLDEFLHQNLYEPLGAYTTGYLPLSRFPLQTIAPTEDDKIYRKTRIAGTVHDERAAMMGGVAGHAGLFSNATDLAKLGQMLLQMGEYGGTRYYRRSTVQTFTAKQFDKSRRGLGWDKPVQSDWNSPTSLKASPQTFGHTGFTGTCMWVDPEFDLVYVFLSNRVYPDRNNKLNNANIRSRIQDVVYESIFSYCGDVPEDDAEADTSLVTSRR, encoded by the coding sequence ATGCTACAAAAAGTTTTCCTGAGCTTTCTGATCCTGGGCGGCATGTTCACGGCCGCATCGGCCCAATCGAAGAAGAACCACTGGGTCGACAGTGTATTCCACACCCTGAGCGTGGAGGAAAAAATTGGTCAATTGTTCATGGCCACGGTGCCACCCCACGCCACGAAAGACCAGCTGCGCGTCGTGGAGGACAACATCCGTAACCACGACATCGGTGGCATCATCTTCCAACAGGAAACGCCCCTGCACCAGGCCCGGGCCACCAATGTCTTTCAAGCCGCCTCGCAACTGCCCTTGTTCGTGGGCCAGGACGCCGAATGGGGTTTGGGACAGTCGGTCGACAGCACGCTAAGCTTCCCGAGACCGCTCATCATGGGTGCCATTCGCAACGACACGCTGGTGTACCAGGCCGGCAAGGAAGTGGCCAGCCAGATGAAGATGTTGGGGGTGAACCTCAACTTCGGACCCACCGCCGACATCAACAACAATCCTCAGGACCCCATGATCAGCTACCGTTCTTTTGGTGAAAACAAAGTGAACGTCGCCGGCAAAGCCACCGCTTTTATGCGGGGCATGCAAGACCACGGTGTGCTGGCCTGCGCCAAACACTTTACGGTGAAAGGTCTCACCGTGACGGATGTTCACAAAGATTTTCCCAGCATCAAGCCCACCATCGACTCGGTGCGCTCCTATCCCTATATCAAATTATTTGAAAACAACCTGGCCGGTGTGATGCCTGCCGCATCGACGTTCCCACTCTTCTACGAAAGTAAAAACCTCATCAAGAAAAATGCTTTCGATGCCGCCACGCTCTCGTTGTTCTTTACCGGCGAATGGCTGAAAGGGAAATTGAATTTTAGCGGTCTGGTGTTTGTCGATCTTCACCAGGTGAAAACGCTCACCGAAAAAGTGAGAGCCGGCGAAGCGGAGATGTTTGCCTTCCAGGCCGGCAACGACATCCTGATCGGTTCCCAGGAGATCGGCCCCGCCATCCGCAAAATAAAAAAGCTGTTGAAGTCGGGCGATGTTTATGAGACCCAACTGGACAACAGTGTGAAGAAGATCCTCGGTTTCAAATACGATGCCGGGCTGTCGAAACGCAAGCCCGTGAACCTCGACAACCTCGTGGCCCGCCTCAACGGTCCGGCCCCACGCCTGATGAATCAGAAATTGTATTCCGCGGCAATCACTGTCGTCAGCAATACGCAACGCACGTTACCCGTGAAAGTATTGGAGAACAAACGCTTTGCTTTTATCTCCAGCCATGCGGCCACACCGAACAAAGACTTTGTTTCCACGCTGAACAAATACGTGCACACCTCCTACTTCACGCTCGACGAAAAGAGCGACCTCATGGAGTTGTCGGATGGATTGCGCGGGCATGAGGTAATCATCGTCGGCATATTTCCACAGACGGCCCCGGCCGTGATCGAGCGGCTGAACACCCTATTGAAACAAAGCACGGCGGAGATCATCTATTGTGATTTCGGCAACGAAAGTTTCCTGCGATCGGCCAGCACGTTACCCACGGTGATCACGGCCTATACCAACACCCCGGAAACCCTCCGGGCCGTTCCGCAGATCATTTTCGGCGCGTTGCCTGCCCAGGGTGCACTGCCCATTGCCGCCTCTCCCCTGCTCCCGGAAGGAAGGGGTCAGGCGTTTGACGCCATTAAACGTCTCTCCTATTCCATCCCCGAAGACGCCGGCATGGAAAGCCGTTTGTTGCCCAAGATCGACAGCATTGTGAGAGATGCCATCAAGATGGGTGCCACGCCCGGATGCCAGGTGCTGGTGGCCCGCGGCGGCAAGGTGATCTATGACAAGTCGTTCGGCGCCCTCACCTACGATAATACCTCACCCGTAACCAGCGAAACCATTTATGATCTGGCGTCGCTCACCAAAGTTTCGGCCACGTTGCAGGCGGTGATGTTCATGTATGAGAAGGGCATGATCGACATTCATAAAAAAATCTCTTATTATTTGCCGGAGCTGAAGAACACCAACAAGAAAGACATCACCTTGCTGGAGATCCTGACCCACCAGGCAGGCCTCGCGCCGTTCATACCGATGTGGAACGAGACGGTGAAAGACACCACGTTCCTTCCTCTATATTATAGTCGCAAAAGAGACGAACATTATCCGCTGCAAGTTTCCGCTAATTTATTTGCGGCCACCAACATCCGTGATTCCGTGTGGTCGTGGATCTCAAAATCGAAACTGGTAGACAGGCCTGCGCGTACGCCTTATGGTTATAAATACAGCGACCTTGGTTTTCTCATGTTGCAACGCCTGGCCGAGCGGATGTTGAACCAACCGCTGGATGAGTTCCTCCACCAAAATTTATATGAACCGCTCGGCGCCTACACCACGGGTTACCTGCCCCTGAGCCGGTTCCCCCTTCAAACCATTGCCCCTACCGAAGATGACAAGATCTATCGCAAGACGCGCATCGCCGGCACCGTGCACGACGAGCGGGCGGCCATGATGGGAGGCGTGGCGGGCCATGCGGGGTTGTTCAGCAACGCCACCGACCTGGCCAAGCTGGGGCAGATGTTGTTGCAGATGGGCGAATATGGTGGCACCCGTTATTACCGGCGATCAACCGTTCAAACGTTTACCGCTAAACAATTTGACAAAAGCCGCCGAGGTTTAGGATGGGATAAGCCCGTGCAAAGCGACTGGAATAGCCCTACCTCCTTAAAGGCCTCCCCCCAAACCTTTGGACATACCGGTTTTACGGGCACGTGCATGTGGGTTGACCCCGAGTTCGACCTGGTCTATGTTTTTCTTTCCAATCGGGTATATCCCGACCGGAACAATAAACTAAACAACGCCAATATACGTTCTCGCATTCAAGACGTGGTATACGAATCCATTTTCAGCTACTGCGGCGATGTTCCGGAAGACGATGCGGAGGCCGACACATCGCTGGTGACCAGTCGCCGTTAA